The window ACGCTTGCCCAGCATCCTTCCGAAACCGATGGCCGCATGATGGTGCGTTTACTGGCGTTTATTGTGAATGCCAGCGAAACCTTAAGTTTCAGTAAAGGTTTGTGCGTCGATGACGAGCCCGAGTTGTGGGACAAAACCCTATCAGGCGAAATTGATCTGTGGGTTGAGTTTGGTCAGGCCGATGAGAAATGGCTGCGAAAGGCCAGTGGTCGTGCCAAAGTTGTGCAGTTATTTACCTATGGTGGCCGTAGTGTACCCATTTGGTGGAAACAGAATCAGCAGGCGTTAGAGCGTTACCAGAATTTAACCGTGTGGAATATTGCCGAAGAGTCGGTCACGGCGATGGAAGCCTTTGTTGGGCGCAATATGGCATTGCAGGTTTCTATCAGCGAAGGCCAAATTTGGCTATCGGATAATGAGACCAGCGTGTTGATCGAACCTGAAATCCTCAAAGATATTGCATAACATGTCTTGTAAAAAAGAGCCTGCGATTGCAGGCTCTTTTCATTTATTACTTTCATTTCTCAGTAAGCGTATCGATTTGGATTTATTGGAAGCTCAGCTCCCAGCTATCGATATAACCCACATCACCACGGCCACTGTCTACGGCTTTTAACTTCCATACGCCGTTCGAATTAGCACCCGTCATATCAGCGGTATAGCTCTTGTTGATATTGGCAGCACCTGAACCTGTGTTGCTATGCAATGTAACTGTTTTACCAGAAGGGCTGATCAGCTGCACTTTCAAGTCACCAATATAAGGGTGGACTATGTTCACTACCGCAGTCACAGTGCCTGAATCACCTGTGCGAGTGACTGTGATTGGGCTAGTGATCCCTGCTGCTTTGTTATCAGGGATGTTGTAGTTATCAGTGTTGCTATAGCTTGCTGGCGTAGTCGGTGGCGTTCCGCCGCTAGATGCTGTGTAGCTTGCTGTTAACGACACACCAGTGAAGGCAGAGTAGCCTTTCAGCATGGCGTAGTAAGTGCCTGATTGGATATTGGTGATTGGGCAAGACTCGCTATTGCCACTTTTATACGGACGACAATCATAGTTAGCTGTAGTTGGCGCTGCGCCATATTGCACATACAAGTCCGCATCACCTGTACCACCGTTCATTACAAAGCCTAAATTAGTTGCGCCTTGTGGTACGTCAAAGGAGAAGTGCAGTTCTTCACTCGCTGCGCCGCCTAAGCCTGTTTTAGCCACACCGTTAACTAACACGCCATCGGTTGGTGTTGGATCAACCGGACCCGTTGGGCCAGTACAAGAGGCATCTAAGAAGGTTTTCGCGGCAACTGCATTGACTAAACCATAGCCATAGTAGTTGTCACGACCCGCAGTACCAAGATCTTCGGCGGTCATTTTCAATGCGTTACGAACTTGCGCGGCACTACACTCTGGGTGATAGCTCCAGACTAAGGTTGCAACACCTGACACATGTGGCGTCGCCATCGAAGTACCGTTGTAGTACTCGTAATCTTTATTACCTTGGTTGCTGACTGTTGCTGTCGCGCCCAATTGATTACGTAGTGCTAAACCTGTTGCGCGATCCACAGACACGGAAACCATATTGATTTCACTGTTAGCATCGACAAGGAAGGGGTTTTGTAAGCCCGGTAA of the Shewanella baltica genome contains:
- a CDS encoding YaeQ family protein produces the protein MALKATVFKVNLQIADMDRNYYQDHQLTLAQHPSETDGRMMVRLLAFIVNASETLSFSKGLCVDDEPELWDKTLSGEIDLWVEFGQADEKWLRKASGRAKVVQLFTYGGRSVPIWWKQNQQALERYQNLTVWNIAEESVTAMEAFVGRNMALQVSISEGQIWLSDNETSVLIEPEILKDIA